From one Candidatus Chlorobium masyuteum genomic stretch:
- the queF gene encoding preQ(1) synthase, with amino-acid sequence MKKEILEIFSNTYPDRDYTIEIVNPEFTSVCPKTGLPDFGTITIRYVPDKSCVELKSLKYYYLEFRNAGIFYENITNRILDDLVSVMQPRSLSVTTEWKARGGITETVSVSYSAAR; translated from the coding sequence ATGAAAAAAGAGATCCTCGAAATCTTCAGCAACACCTACCCGGACCGGGACTATACCATTGAAATAGTCAATCCGGAGTTCACCTCGGTCTGCCCGAAAACCGGACTTCCGGACTTTGGCACCATCACCATCCGCTACGTCCCCGATAAAAGCTGTGTTGAATTGAAATCGCTGAAATACTACTACCTTGAATTCCGCAACGCCGGCATCTTTTACGAGAACATCACCAACAGGATTCTTGACGATCTGGTCAGCGTCATGCAGCCACGCTCGCTCTCTGTCACAACCGAATGGAAAGCAAGGGGCGGAATAACCGAAACCGTCAGCGTCAGCTACAGTGCTGCGCGATGA
- a CDS encoding DUF4905 domain-containing protein, whose protein sequence is MNSIQQQLPVIWSYHAGAGALIWQFMFTGNGELIGQKRFPLSREALFFSIETESGKVFFDDYLLTDTRHPIAAGEGWFTGFETTSRDLLYCHLYQPQSPEHQGIWALDAKSGRVVWSRRDIIFAANLEHEFLVYRLSVFAGFPERHFILIDPESGEDLRHLGTESMSVSEIRAQLVPEEERQQVILPEFVSEGMALEHLALQRVGVAGSERCECIVLGALTVAALHEAADHPGLWNSRLKVWQNDRLVYADWMESGVEKPGLNNFLIRGVHLYYIKNKAELLCVALS, encoded by the coding sequence ATGAACAGCATCCAACAGCAGCTTCCGGTTATCTGGAGCTATCATGCGGGAGCCGGTGCGCTCATCTGGCAGTTCATGTTTACCGGCAATGGAGAACTGATCGGTCAGAAGCGCTTTCCACTTAGCCGCGAGGCACTTTTTTTCAGCATTGAGACAGAGAGCGGAAAGGTTTTTTTTGATGATTATCTCCTGACGGACACTCGGCATCCAATCGCCGCAGGGGAGGGGTGGTTTACCGGTTTTGAAACAACATCCCGTGATCTGCTCTATTGCCACCTTTATCAACCGCAAAGTCCGGAGCATCAGGGTATATGGGCGCTGGATGCGAAGAGCGGGCGCGTTGTATGGTCACGCAGAGATATTATTTTTGCCGCGAATCTCGAGCATGAGTTTCTGGTCTACCGGCTATCGGTTTTCGCCGGTTTTCCCGAAAGACATTTTATCCTTATTGACCCGGAGAGTGGTGAAGATCTCCGCCATCTCGGTACTGAGAGTATGTCGGTCAGTGAGATAAGGGCACAGCTTGTTCCTGAAGAGGAGCGCCAGCAGGTTATTCTGCCTGAGTTTGTCTCTGAAGGTATGGCGCTTGAACACCTTGCGCTGCAGCGTGTTGGTGTTGCCGGGTCGGAACGCTGTGAATGTATTGTGCTGGGCGCACTGACTGTTGCAGCGCTGCATGAAGCGGCTGATCACCCCGGTTTATGGAACTCCCGGCTCAAGGTGTGGCAAAACGACCGGCTGGTTTATGCTGACTGGATGGAGAGCGGTGTCGAGAAGCCGGGTTTGAACAATTTCCTGATCCGTGGTGTTCATTTGTATTACATTAAAAATAAAGCGGAACTTCTCTGTGTAGCACTCTCATGA
- the hprK gene encoding HPr(Ser) kinase/phosphatase: MNLDQKGLKKRSITVAYFFNTIGKKHDIKLRRLNNVDEEKRRIFERDLHRPGLALAGFTNLFTYKRVQILGNTETRFLNHLDEDERKRVFENLVRFKMPCIILTSNNKLPPELLNMATRAGIPVYITRHSSTKTVYLVTGFLDEQFSLYQQYHGSMVDVYGVGVLLTGKSGLGKSEIALDLVERGHGLVADDVVVIHRKGESMVLSAKRNNIVDHFMEIRGLGVVDVKATFGIRAIRDVKEVLVVVELLEWNKEMGYERLGLDTKFTKILGVDVPLVQLPIFPGKNITVIIEVVALNFLLKRYSNYVAAEALTERIKQVINNDRIQENFEE, translated from the coding sequence ATGAATCTTGATCAGAAAGGATTAAAAAAGCGATCGATAACGGTCGCCTATTTTTTTAATACGATCGGCAAGAAGCACGATATCAAGTTGCGGCGTCTGAACAATGTTGATGAGGAGAAGCGCCGGATTTTTGAGCGCGATCTTCACCGTCCAGGACTTGCTCTTGCCGGATTTACCAATCTCTTTACCTACAAGCGGGTACAGATTCTGGGAAATACGGAGACGAGGTTTCTCAATCATCTGGATGAGGATGAGCGCAAGCGGGTGTTTGAAAATCTTGTGCGATTCAAGATGCCCTGCATTATTTTAACCAGCAACAACAAACTGCCTCCGGAGCTGCTCAACATGGCAACCAGGGCGGGAATTCCGGTTTACATTACCCGCCACTCTTCAACGAAAACCGTCTATCTTGTTACCGGCTTTCTTGATGAACAGTTTTCACTCTATCAGCAGTATCACGGCTCGATGGTTGATGTATACGGGGTCGGTGTTCTGTTGACCGGCAAGAGCGGCCTCGGAAAGTCCGAAATAGCCCTTGATCTTGTTGAACGTGGTCACGGGCTGGTGGCCGACGATGTTGTTGTTATTCATCGAAAGGGTGAATCCATGGTGCTGAGTGCCAAACGAAACAATATTGTTGATCATTTCATGGAAATTCGCGGGCTCGGAGTCGTTGATGTCAAGGCGACCTTCGGTATTCGCGCTATTCGTGATGTCAAGGAGGTGCTGGTGGTGGTTGAGCTGCTGGAGTGGAACAAGGAGATGGGCTACGAACGGCTGGGGCTTGATACCAAATTCACTAAAATTCTCGGTGTCGATGTTCCGCTTGTACAATTGCCTATATTTCCGGGTAAAAATATTACGGTTATCATTGAGGTTGTTGCCCTTAATTTCCTGCTGAAGCGATACTCGAATTATGTTGCAGCTGAAGCCCTGACCGAGCGGATAAAACAAGTAATCAATAATGACAGAATACAGGAAAATTTTGAAGAGTGA
- a CDS encoding class I SAM-dependent methyltransferase: MNSPNTGAGGETEQLYEALAGEYDLDEKHYTFGAHSFSFLSVLDSYALLDRISPEEFVKDEQMPYWAEIWPSAITLSTFIADELPLEGKRIVEIGAGVGMASIVAAWKGASVLATDYSLEALRFIRYNALKNRVKVETERLDWRLVQCREQFDLLFAADVLYERVNLLPIVYAIDKLLKPGGAAFISDPRRRLAEQFLELAGENDFSVTPLVREYRTGTESVAVNIYRLMRSAESP; encoded by the coding sequence ATGAACTCACCAAATACCGGGGCGGGAGGGGAGACAGAGCAACTGTATGAGGCACTTGCCGGAGAGTATGATCTTGATGAGAAGCACTATACCTTTGGCGCTCACTCCTTCAGCTTTCTCTCTGTTCTTGACAGTTATGCGCTTCTTGACAGGATATCGCCGGAGGAGTTTGTGAAGGATGAACAGATGCCCTACTGGGCTGAAATCTGGCCTTCCGCCATCACGCTCTCCACTTTTATTGCTGATGAGCTTCCGCTTGAGGGCAAGCGTATCGTTGAAATCGGTGCCGGAGTGGGGATGGCTTCGATTGTTGCAGCCTGGAAAGGGGCGAGTGTGCTTGCTACAGACTACTCTCTGGAAGCACTTCGTTTTATCCGCTATAATGCGCTGAAAAACAGGGTAAAGGTAGAGACCGAAAGGCTTGACTGGCGGCTGGTGCAGTGCAGAGAACAGTTTGACCTGCTCTTTGCCGCAGATGTGCTTTACGAGCGGGTGAACCTCCTTCCGATTGTCTATGCAATTGACAAGCTGCTTAAACCGGGTGGAGCGGCTTTTATTTCTGATCCCCGCAGAAGGCTTGCCGAGCAGTTTCTTGAGCTTGCCGGTGAGAATGATTTTTCGGTTACCCCTCTGGTCCGGGAGTATCGGACAGGCACAGAGTCGGTTGCGGTCAATATCTACCGATTGATGAGGAGCGCAGAGAGTCCATGA
- a CDS encoding peptide-binding protein has translation MSGCNRSNGGTEHSAMGQAAMDSTLVIAMLGDADYLNPVLGSTVTSGNIMGLIYPSLLQTEFDTSTGLLNYMALEKKLREVASGQAKKTPRAAVARSWQMSADHKSITYTLRNDAFWNDGKRIVSGDFKFSYKLYGNPVIASARQQYLAELVGADKGRIDFDRAIETPDDTTLIFRFYKPVAEHLALYHTSLTPLPMHLWKDVKPEEFRHSPLNLEPLGAGPYKLKRWQQQQQMILVSSRNSNLPKPGNIPALAFRVVPDYTVRLTQLQTGAVDVVENIKPEDFTALMKANRQIDIKTVGLRAYDYVGWSNIDQEEYRRSGKVKPHPLFGSPKVRLALTLAIDRESIIDGYLKAYGVICNNDISPSLKWAYNNRITPHPMDPARASALLRAEGWLPGPDGILQKQGRKFSFVLYTNAGNARRNYASTIIQQNLRAIGIDCKLDVQESNVFFENLQERKLDAWMAGWSIGLEIDPLDVWGSDLKKSRFNFTGYVNPRIDQLCELAKQKMDPTGAKAYWQEYQEILHRDQPITFLYWIKETQGFSKRIEGEELNISGTFYNLDDWKLRPSAAVTQ, from the coding sequence ATGAGTGGCTGCAACCGGAGTAACGGGGGTACCGAGCATTCAGCAATGGGACAGGCGGCAATGGATTCTACCCTTGTCATTGCCATGCTTGGCGATGCTGATTATCTGAATCCCGTACTCGGCAGTACGGTCACATCCGGCAATATCATGGGTTTGATCTATCCTTCGCTCCTTCAGACAGAGTTTGATACGTCGACCGGACTGCTCAACTACATGGCGCTCGAAAAAAAGCTGCGTGAGGTTGCATCGGGTCAGGCAAAAAAAACACCCCGGGCCGCAGTTGCCAGGAGCTGGCAGATGTCTGCGGATCATAAATCCATAACCTATACGCTCAGAAATGATGCATTCTGGAATGACGGCAAGCGGATTGTATCGGGCGATTTCAAGTTTTCCTATAAACTCTATGGCAATCCGGTCATTGCCAGTGCCCGTCAGCAGTATCTTGCAGAACTGGTCGGAGCTGACAAAGGCCGGATAGATTTTGACAGGGCAATAGAGACCCCGGATGATACAACACTGATTTTCAGGTTTTACAAACCAGTTGCGGAGCATCTTGCCCTTTATCATACCTCGCTGACACCTCTGCCCATGCACCTCTGGAAAGATGTCAAACCTGAAGAGTTCCGTCACTCACCGCTCAATCTGGAACCGCTTGGTGCCGGTCCCTACAAGCTGAAGAGATGGCAGCAGCAGCAGCAGATGATTCTGGTTTCAAGCCGGAACTCCAATCTTCCCAAACCGGGAAATATTCCTGCTCTTGCGTTCAGAGTGGTGCCGGATTATACGGTGCGACTGACGCAGCTGCAGACCGGTGCGGTTGATGTTGTTGAAAATATCAAACCCGAGGATTTTACCGCCCTCATGAAGGCAAACAGGCAGATTGATATCAAAACAGTCGGACTCAGAGCCTATGACTATGTCGGATGGTCCAATATTGATCAGGAGGAGTACCGCAGAAGCGGAAAAGTGAAACCTCATCCGCTCTTCGGCTCGCCAAAGGTAAGGCTTGCCCTGACTCTTGCAATAGATCGTGAGTCAATCATTGACGGCTATCTCAAAGCATATGGTGTGATCTGCAATAACGATATTTCTCCATCCCTGAAATGGGCATACAATAACCGGATAACACCGCATCCAATGGATCCTGCCAGAGCCTCCGCTCTCCTCAGGGCTGAAGGGTGGCTTCCAGGGCCTGACGGTATACTGCAGAAGCAGGGCCGGAAATTCAGTTTTGTGCTCTATACCAATGCGGGCAATGCACGCAGAAACTACGCCAGTACGATCATTCAGCAGAACCTGCGTGCGATCGGCATTGACTGCAAGCTTGACGTCCAGGAGAGTAATGTCTTTTTCGAGAATCTTCAGGAGAGAAAGCTTGATGCATGGATGGCCGGATGGTCGATAGGTCTGGAGATCGATCCTCTTGATGTCTGGGGTTCGGATCTCAAAAAGAGCCGGTTTAATTTTACCGGATATGTCAATCCGCGAATTGATCAGCTCTGTGAACTTGCCAAACAGAAAATGGATCCGACAGGAGCAAAAGCTTACTGGCAGGAGTATCAGGAGATTCTGCACAGGGATCAGCCTATCACCTTCCTTTACTGGATCAAGGAGACCCAGGGGTTCAGCAAGAGGATTGAGGGCGAGGAGCTCAATATTTCCGGAACTTTTTACAATCTTGACGACTGGAAGCTTCGGCCTTCAGCTGCAGTTACCCAATAG
- a CDS encoding tyrosine-type recombinase/integrase, whose protein sequence is MKDSSSSWFSIPAAEEYKPLGNFLSALRSRKNLSPNTLKAYRGDLIQYFSFLLHHFRLDDLNGFALEQVKAVDVRLFMGALIERGVKPRSIARKLASVKSFYRYQQERGEITGSVFSFIATPRYPKRVPAFLTEQQTEKLFNEELSSGAAPFRQSEKSPIEEAFVSERDRSILELLYSCGLRVSELTGLTTDRLDLDGGYVKLTGKGRKQRIVPVGGAALQALKKYFEVRRNFFRISLKGRAESINYVFVTKKGKQLYPMLVQRLTRKYLVSVTEQKQKNPHILRHSFATHLLNSGADLTSVSEMLGHSNLSTTEIYTHVTFDRLKEVYRKAHPRA, encoded by the coding sequence ATGAAGGATTCATCCTCATCATGGTTTTCCATACCGGCGGCTGAAGAGTACAAGCCTCTCGGCAACTTTCTCAGCGCACTCCGGAGCAGAAAAAACCTTTCACCCAATACGCTGAAAGCATACCGGGGTGATCTGATTCAGTATTTTTCCTTTCTTCTGCACCATTTCAGGCTTGATGACCTGAACGGTTTTGCCCTCGAACAGGTTAAGGCTGTAGATGTGAGGCTTTTTATGGGAGCTCTGATAGAGAGAGGAGTCAAGCCCCGATCAATTGCACGAAAACTTGCTTCGGTCAAAAGTTTCTATCGCTATCAGCAGGAGAGGGGTGAGATAACGGGCTCGGTCTTTTCCTTTATAGCAACACCCCGTTATCCGAAGCGTGTTCCGGCCTTTTTAACCGAACAGCAGACAGAGAAGCTTTTTAATGAAGAGCTCTCTTCCGGAGCCGCACCATTCCGGCAGAGTGAAAAGAGCCCGATCGAGGAGGCGTTTGTCTCGGAGCGTGACCGGAGCATTCTTGAGCTGCTTTACAGTTGTGGCCTCCGGGTCTCGGAACTTACCGGGCTGACAACCGACCGGCTTGATCTTGACGGTGGATATGTGAAACTCACTGGCAAAGGGCGCAAGCAGCGGATTGTTCCCGTCGGGGGAGCTGCGCTTCAGGCACTCAAAAAATATTTTGAAGTCCGGCGAAACTTCTTTAGAATATCTCTGAAGGGGAGAGCTGAATCGATAAACTATGTATTTGTAACAAAAAAGGGTAAACAGCTGTATCCCATGCTTGTCCAGCGATTGACCAGAAAATATCTTGTTTCGGTCACAGAGCAGAAACAGAAAAATCCACATATACTGCGTCACAGTTTTGCCACACACCTGCTGAACAGCGGGGCTGACCTTACCAGCGTCAGTGAAATGCTCGGTCACAGTAATCTTTCGACAACTGAGATATATACGCATGTTACCTTTGATCGCCTGAAGGAGGTATACCGCAAAGCGCATCCCAGGGCATAG
- a CDS encoding HPF/RaiA family ribosome-associated protein codes for MTKVVANEPLNVKVTLRHSNNHTTIEEYARNAVLPLSRIFPGIISCHVILDHQKNDFEKNKLAEITVNVPQHVLVAKDAGVAYEQCIDNCVEAMSRQLLKYKEKQS; via the coding sequence ATGACAAAAGTTGTTGCCAATGAACCGCTCAATGTTAAGGTTACCCTGCGCCATTCCAATAATCACACGACTATAGAGGAGTATGCCCGCAATGCCGTGCTTCCGCTTTCCCGGATTTTCCCCGGAATAATCAGCTGTCATGTTATTCTGGATCATCAGAAGAATGACTTTGAAAAGAACAAGCTTGCTGAGATAACGGTGAATGTTCCGCAGCATGTGCTTGTTGCCAAGGATGCGGGAGTTGCCTACGAACAGTGTATCGATAACTGCGTTGAAGCAATGAGCCGTCAGCTGCTCAAATACAAGGAAAAACAGTCATAA
- a CDS encoding phosphoenolpyruvate carboxylase encodes MLTTTSNVIDFEKAERDFTFLLHCFQEVLCELGEKKLADHLPWQGASLPLEHYPDTERALQAFSIVFQLLNMAEENSAAQNRRALEADKGLSHLTGLWGRTLLRFREREIPVEEICSLLPDVAINTVLTAHPTEAKRKTVLEQHRQLYLLLVKRENQMWTPLEQLEIKSEIKSVLERLWRTGELLYEKPGIDDERRNVIHYLYNIFPEALPMLDKRLQQAWRETGFDPAHLSDPRSLPRLNFGSWVGGDRDGHPLVTAEVTEETLAEMRRSALKLVRHHLYELASKLSLSDRLQSPGKPLVLRMETLKKKLAEKGSDALRKNRHEPWRQFLNLLIAALPPEAEIPAACNHCGYNASVELLEDLSLLRHSLLAVGAQHLADMEVAPVYRIVQTFGFHLGTLDIRQNSHIHELALSQLMTAAGLDGSGFLEWDETARRVFLDRELHSPRPFTHPDMSAGAEAEAVLACYRVLLKHNKSYGTDGLGSLIVSMTRNVSDLLIVYLFAREVGLMTPTGDGDACILPVVPLFETIDDLRKSPAILSEFLHHPVTRRSLEYRREAAGKPRKIQQAMIGYSDSNKDGGIFTSTWTLYRAQETLIAAGKESGTDILFFHGRGGSISRGAGPTHRFIKAQPYGSFKTGMCFTEQGETIAQKYANRISAVYNLELFMAGVAGALGKQQQSEHRVHPLEPMMDLLSEKSYQAYRELIETKGFLTFFRQATPIDIIESSRIGSRPSRRSGKNSLEDLRAIPWVFSWNQARFSLSGWYGVGSALEYLHESNPEAFEEIRQRSHAWPPLRYIISNADTSIASADLQIMRQYASMVSDRSLREKFLGLIEAEYHRTKTYIDLLYTAQLETQRINVNRFISLRREGLDILHRQQITLLRQWRELKNSGKQEEAESMLPELLLTVNAISGGLRTTG; translated from the coding sequence ATGCTCACCACTACCAGCAACGTCATAGATTTCGAGAAGGCCGAACGCGATTTCACCTTTCTGCTCCACTGCTTTCAGGAGGTACTGTGTGAACTCGGTGAGAAAAAACTTGCCGACCACCTCCCCTGGCAGGGTGCAAGCCTCCCCCTTGAACACTATCCCGACACGGAGCGGGCCCTGCAGGCCTTCTCCATTGTATTCCAGCTTCTCAATATGGCTGAGGAGAACTCCGCCGCCCAGAACCGTCGGGCACTGGAAGCCGACAAGGGATTATCCCATCTCACCGGACTCTGGGGCAGAACTCTGCTGCGGTTTCGTGAACGCGAAATCCCTGTGGAGGAGATCTGCAGCCTGCTGCCGGATGTGGCCATTAACACCGTATTGACAGCGCACCCGACTGAAGCCAAACGAAAGACGGTGCTCGAACAGCATCGTCAGCTCTATCTGCTTCTGGTCAAACGTGAAAACCAGATGTGGACCCCGCTTGAACAGCTTGAAATCAAAAGTGAGATCAAAAGCGTGCTCGAAAGACTCTGGAGAACGGGAGAGCTTCTCTACGAAAAGCCGGGAATTGACGATGAACGGCGCAATGTTATTCACTACCTCTACAATATTTTCCCTGAAGCACTCCCCATGCTTGACAAGCGACTCCAGCAGGCGTGGCGGGAAACCGGATTTGATCCCGCTCATCTCTCCGATCCCCGCTCACTCCCCCGCCTTAACTTCGGAAGCTGGGTAGGCGGTGACCGGGACGGCCATCCGCTCGTTACGGCGGAAGTTACTGAAGAGACCCTGGCCGAAATGCGCCGGAGCGCCCTGAAACTTGTCAGGCACCATCTCTATGAACTTGCATCCAAACTGAGCCTCTCCGACCGGCTCCAGTCTCCCGGAAAACCACTGGTGCTGCGCATGGAGACATTAAAGAAAAAGCTCGCCGAGAAAGGCAGTGATGCACTCCGCAAAAACCGTCATGAACCATGGCGCCAGTTTCTCAACCTGCTCATTGCCGCACTTCCGCCTGAAGCGGAGATCCCGGCAGCGTGTAACCATTGCGGCTATAACGCTTCGGTTGAACTCCTCGAAGATCTCTCTCTCCTGCGCCACTCCCTGCTTGCTGTAGGAGCACAGCATCTGGCCGACATGGAGGTTGCACCGGTCTACCGGATTGTTCAGACTTTCGGTTTTCATCTCGGCACACTCGATATACGCCAGAACAGCCACATTCATGAGCTTGCCCTTTCGCAGCTCATGACGGCTGCAGGCCTGGACGGAAGCGGATTTCTTGAATGGGATGAAACGGCCAGAAGAGTATTTCTTGATCGTGAACTGCACTCTCCCCGCCCCTTCACCCATCCGGATATGAGTGCAGGTGCCGAAGCTGAAGCGGTACTCGCCTGTTACCGGGTGCTGCTGAAGCACAATAAGAGCTATGGCACCGACGGTCTCGGATCGCTCATCGTCAGTATGACCAGAAATGTCTCCGACCTGCTTATCGTCTACCTGTTTGCCCGGGAAGTCGGCCTGATGACACCGACCGGAGATGGAGACGCATGCATACTCCCTGTTGTGCCGCTCTTTGAGACCATTGACGATCTCCGGAAAAGTCCGGCGATTCTCTCTGAATTTCTCCACCATCCGGTCACCCGAAGAAGCCTCGAATACCGGAGAGAGGCGGCAGGAAAACCACGCAAAATCCAGCAGGCAATGATCGGTTACAGCGACAGCAACAAGGACGGCGGTATTTTTACCAGTACATGGACACTCTACCGTGCACAGGAGACTCTGATTGCTGCAGGGAAAGAGAGCGGAACGGATATTCTTTTTTTTCATGGCAGAGGCGGAAGCATCAGCCGTGGAGCAGGCCCGACGCACCGCTTTATCAAGGCTCAGCCCTACGGGTCGTTCAAAACCGGTATGTGCTTTACCGAACAGGGTGAAACCATTGCACAGAAATATGCCAATCGCATCAGCGCCGTCTATAATCTTGAACTCTTCATGGCCGGCGTTGCCGGAGCACTTGGAAAGCAGCAGCAGAGCGAACATCGGGTGCATCCGCTTGAGCCGATGATGGACCTGCTGTCGGAAAAAAGCTACCAGGCATACCGGGAGCTGATCGAAACAAAGGGATTTCTCACGTTTTTCCGGCAGGCCACACCTATCGACATCATTGAATCCAGCAGAATCGGTTCGCGCCCCTCAAGAAGAAGCGGTAAAAACAGCCTTGAAGACCTTCGGGCAATCCCCTGGGTCTTCAGCTGGAACCAGGCCCGCTTCTCGCTTTCCGGCTGGTACGGTGTCGGCAGTGCGCTTGAATACCTGCACGAAAGCAATCCTGAGGCGTTTGAAGAGATCCGTCAGCGCAGCCATGCCTGGCCTCCGCTGCGCTACATCATCAGCAATGCCGACACGAGCATTGCCTCGGCTGACCTGCAGATCATGCGCCAGTATGCCTCAATGGTCAGTGACCGCAGCCTCAGGGAGAAGTTTCTCGGCTTGATCGAAGCGGAGTACCACCGGACAAAAACCTATATCGACCTGCTCTATACGGCGCAGCTCGAAACACAGCGAATCAATGTTAACCGCTTTATCTCCCTGCGCCGTGAAGGACTTGATATACTCCACCGTCAGCAGATCACTCTGCTCCGGCAATGGAGAGAGCTGAAGAACTCGGGAAAGCAGGAGGAGGCGGAGAGCATGCTCCCCGAGCTCCTTCTGACCGTGAATGCAATTTCGGGAGGTCTGCGCACCACCGGGTAA
- a CDS encoding photosystem P840 reaction-center cytochrome c-551: protein MDNKSNGKLAALAVGGAVLMGALLFGLSFLTGYKLPADNLSPILTPLRSFAGWFALILFASLTIMGLGKMSSRISAKWFLSFPLTIIAIVALMFASLWLRPSGILMSGTGRTTLLDGSSIRSVTELKAYLEKPVLSPNVPLAPAGFDFVAAKALWTAKCNICHSQVSTMDALKSKYKKTGKIDVVVNRMVGAAGGMITPEDATKIMQFLNEGLDKY, encoded by the coding sequence ATGGACAACAAATCAAATGGTAAGCTTGCTGCCCTGGCAGTAGGGGGAGCTGTCTTAATGGGGGCTTTGCTTTTCGGGTTGTCTTTTTTAACCGGGTACAAGCTCCCGGCTGACAATCTCTCTCCAATACTGACTCCCTTGCGCTCCTTTGCGGGATGGTTTGCACTGATCTTGTTTGCCTCGCTGACCATCATGGGGCTTGGCAAGATGTCCTCAAGAATCAGCGCCAAGTGGTTTCTGAGTTTTCCCCTTACCATCATTGCCATTGTTGCCCTGATGTTTGCCTCTCTTTGGCTGAGGCCTTCCGGTATTCTGATGTCGGGTACCGGGCGTACAACCCTGCTTGACGGTTCATCTATCCGTTCGGTTACAGAACTGAAAGCCTACTTGGAAAAACCGGTACTCTCTCCCAATGTTCCCCTTGCACCCGCAGGATTTGATTTTGTTGCTGCAAAGGCTCTCTGGACTGCCAAGTGCAACATCTGTCACTCGCAGGTTTCCACCATGGATGCATTGAAGAGCAAGTACAAAAAGACCGGCAAGATTGATGTGGTTGTCAATCGTATGGTAGGTGCTGCTGGCGGTATGATTACTCCTGAAGATGCCACAAAAATCATGCAGTTCCTGAACGAGGGGCTTGATAAATACTGA